The Henckelia pumila isolate YLH828 chromosome 2, ASM3356847v2, whole genome shotgun sequence genome includes a window with the following:
- the LOC140880869 gene encoding uncharacterized protein, which translates to MSDSRSSSASSSSYDSAVGAPQPNVVGSHSMSQGIFTAVSRHWHDVFWLLIFMAHLVVVGFALAVLGLNRFKQKDRLNIDKYTMGFLENKSGLTEDYWPLYAVAGGAGALLGWTWLLLLGSRANQMMKVSVHLLTTYLAVISVLCFWIKQYFWGTAFAAGAALQFLYVVSVIERLPFTMLVLQRAVNMVWNLPEVTRLTCIFMLVMLFWLSLWSFGAAGVVALSIGDSGRWWLLLVLSVSLFWTGAVLCNVVHVIVSGMVFLVLIHGGREATSMPSKPLINSLRYAVTTSFGSICYGSLFTAAIRTLRWEIRGLRSKIGNNECLLCCVDFLFHLVEFLVRWFNKYAYVQIAVQGKSFNHSAKDAWELFQSTGVEALVAYDCSGAVLLMGTILGGLIAGTCAAVWTKIKHPERVVMVGSTAMLMGMIMVGLAMVVVESAVTSIYICFAEDPSLINRWDATFFNQMSEKLHQRLQHRSARARQVLSHRIDDRIQEIVHV; encoded by the exons ATGAGCGACTCCAGGTCTTCGTCGGCCTCTTCTTCTTCCTACGACTCCGCCGTGGGTGCCCCACAGCCG AATGTTGTGGGGAGTCATTCAATGTCTCAGGGGATCTTTACGGCAGTGTCTCGCCATTGGCATGATGTGTTCTGGTTGCTTATATTTATGGCACATTTGGTTGTTGTTGGTTTTGCACTCGCGGTTTTGGGGCTTAACAGGTTTAAACAAAAGGACAGGTTAAATATTGACAAGTACACAATGGGATTTCTTGAGAATAAGAGTGGTTTAACAGAAGACTACTGGCCATTGTATGCTGTTGCTGGCGGAGCAGGGGCGCTATTGGGATGGACTTGGTTGCTATTGCTTGGTTCACGAGCGAATCAAATGATGAAGGTCTCCGTGCACCTTTTGACAACATATCTTGCTGTCATCAGTGTGCTTTGTTTTTGGATTAAACAGTATTTTTGGGGCACTGCATTTGCTGCAGGTGCTGCATTGCAATTCTTGTATGTGGTATCAGTCATTGAAAG ACTTCCCTTTACCATGCTGGTGCTACAAAGAGCGGTGAATATGGTTTGGAACCTTCCCGAGGTCACTAGATTAACATGCATATTTATGCTAGTAATGCTTTTCTGGCTATCTCTGTGGTCTTTCGGTGCTGCTGGGGTTGTTGCTTTGAGCATTGGGGATAGTGGACGCTGGTGGCTTCTGTTG GTGTTATCTGTGAGTTTGTTTTGGACTGGCGCGGTTCTTTGTAATGTTGTCCACGTCATAGTTTCAGGAATGGTGTTTCTTGTCCTTATTCATGGCGGTCGAGAAGCAACATCAATGCCTTCTAAACCATTGATAAATTCTTTGCGATATGCTGTCACTACATCTTTTGGCAGCATATGCTATGGATCTCTGTTTACAGCCGCTATACGAACTTTACGATGGGAG ATTAGAGGATTGAGGTCAAAGATTGGAAACAACGAGTGTTTGCTCTGCTGTGTTGATTTTCTGTTTCATCTGGTAGAGTTTTTAGTTCGTTGGTTCAACAAATATGCTTATGTCCAG ATTGCAGTCCAGGGAAAAAGCTTTAATCATTCAGCCAAAGATGCTTGGGAGTTATTCCAATCAACAGGCGTTGAAGCACTTGTAGCGTATGACTGCTCAGGCGCTGTTCTATTGATGGGAACAATTTTGGGCGGACTTATTGCTGGAACGTGTGCAGCAGTTTGGACAAAGATTAAGCATCCCGAGCGAGTAGTGATGGTGGGCTCTACTGCCATGTTAATGGGAATGATCATG GTTGGATTGGCCATGGTGGTTGTCGAAAGTGCTGTAACATCGATTTACATATGTTTTGCGGAAGACCCTTCGCTAATAAACAGGTGGGATGCTACATTCTTCAACCAGATGTCGGAAAAACTACACCAGCGCCTGCAGCACAGAAGTGCTCGAGCCAGACAAGTATTAAGTCATAGGATAGATGATCGAATACAAGAAATAGTTCATGTTTGA
- the LOC140879128 gene encoding uncharacterized protein produces the protein MQPSQHIDKVMLAVSSEEIHKNRLRLKTTIISVRWLALQGCSFRGHNESSKSLNRGNFLEMLDAFGRMNKEVWDVLSSAARNNTYTSPEVQKEVLNIMANRVRQKIRSEIGDASFCILVDEAHDESKREQIALILRFVNNSGILTERFFAIKSVSDTTSLTLKNDVSNILVHYNIQAQNMRGQGYDVATAKDVQDIWDFFSHLDNVVNMVTSSPKLIYMYGATCKVLEHLSEHSPNTSSQAEVLQKKSQVIFTAMRFVYTTKNVLQSLREDGWEEFLQEVTTFCSKHDVYVPDFNSSYRHNSEMQRKR, from the exons ATGCAACCATCTCAGCATATCGACAAAGTAATGCTTGCTGTATCAAGTGaggaaattcataaaaatcgTTTGCGTCTTAAAACCACAATTATAAGTGTTCGGTGGCTCGCACTTCAAGGTTGTTCTTTTAGGGGTCACAATGAATCATCTAAGTCATTGAATCGGGGGAATTTTCTTGAAATGTTGGATGCTTTTGGACGGATGAATAAAGAAGTGTGGGACGTATTGAGTAGTGCTGCGAGAAATAATACATACACTTCTCCAGAAGTACAAAAGGAGGTTTTGAATATTATGGCCAATAGAGTACGACAAAAAATTCGAAGTGAAATTGGAGATGCAAGCTTTTGTATTCTTGTTGATGAAGCACATGATGAATCCAAACGTGAGCAAATAGCTCTTATCTTGAGGTTTGTGAACAACAGCGGGATTCTGACAGAACGATTTTTTGCAATCAAAAGTGTTAGTGATACTACCTCACTAACTCTAAAAAATGATGTCAGTAATATTCTTGTTCATTACAACATTCAAGCTCAGAACATGAGAGGCCAAGGTTACGATGTGGCAA CAGCAAAGGATGTCCAAGATATTTGGGATTTCTTCTCTCATCTGGATAATGTTGTTAATATGGTGACATCTTCTCCCAAGCTCATTT ATATGTATGGTGCAACTTGTAAGGTGCTTGAGCATCTAAGTGAACATAGTCCGAATACAAGTTCTCAGGCTGAA GTCCTCCAGAAGAAATCTCAAGTTATTTTTACTGCAATGAGATTTGTCTACACAACAAAAAATGTTCTTCAATCTTTGAGGGAAGATGGGTGGGAAGAATTTTTACAGGAAGTGACAACATTTTGCTCAAAGCATGATGTTTACGTACCTGACTTTAACAGTTCATATAGG CACAACTCTGAGATGCAGCGTAAACGATAA